A stretch of the Filimonas lacunae genome encodes the following:
- a CDS encoding KdsC family phosphatase: MNVLELFKPITTFVFDVDGVLTDGMLLVMPGGLMARRMNIKDGYALQLAIKRGYKVVIISGGNSPEVKERLNNLGITDVFMKVENKLECLQQYMQQHQLKAEELLFMGDDIPDYEVMQLTALPCCPSDAVAEIRSIARYISPLKGGEGCGRDVIEKVLKLRGDWMTDTQIKSQ; this comes from the coding sequence ATGAATGTATTAGAACTATTTAAACCCATCACCACTTTTGTTTTTGATGTGGATGGCGTACTTACCGATGGCATGCTGCTGGTAATGCCCGGCGGATTAATGGCCAGGCGTATGAACATTAAAGATGGGTATGCTTTGCAGCTGGCTATTAAAAGGGGATACAAGGTGGTGATTATTTCGGGTGGCAACTCCCCTGAAGTAAAAGAACGACTGAATAACCTGGGTATCACCGACGTTTTTATGAAAGTGGAGAATAAGCTGGAATGTTTGCAACAATATATGCAACAGCATCAGCTGAAAGCAGAAGAGCTGTTGTTTATGGGGGATGATATTCCGGATTATGAAGTAATGCAGCTTACAGCTTTGCCTTGTTGTCCATCAGATGCAGTGGCAGAAATAAGGAGTATTGCCCGTTATATTTCCCCGTTAAAAGGAGGAGAAGGCTGTGGCAGAGATGTGATAGAGAAGGTGTTGAAGCTGCGTGGCGACTGGATGACTGACACACAAATTAAATCGCAATAA
- the iscX gene encoding Fe-S cluster assembly protein IscX: MATFEPPIHWSDHEDIAMKLYERFGAEFNEGKIYRIRFTDLLEWILEVPNFEGTREQSTEGHLEMIQSAWVYEWRDNQK; this comes from the coding sequence ATGGCCACTTTTGAACCTCCTATTCACTGGAGCGATCATGAAGATATTGCTATGAAATTATACGAGCGCTTTGGTGCGGAGTTTAATGAGGGTAAAATTTATCGTATTCGTTTTACCGATTTGCTGGAATGGATATTGGAGGTGCCTAACTTTGAAGGCACGCGTGAACAAAGTACAGAAGGACACCTGGAGATGATTCAGAGTGCGTGGGTATATGAATGGCGTGATAATCAGAAATAA
- a CDS encoding Maf family nucleotide pyrophosphatase, translating to MQQQVILASQSPRRKQLLEWAEVPFTIVVKETAETYPESMAIAEVPVHIARQKALAVREQLQSEKPAVDSPVILAADTVVVLGKRIIGKPKSRQDAIDTLTDLAGQRHDVITGVVILHQEKEISFYDVTHVEFHYLSADEIAFYVDKYKPYDKAGAYAIQEWIGVVGIKSIEGDFYNVMGLPVSRVVRALKDLSVL from the coding sequence ATGCAACAACAGGTTATACTGGCTTCCCAATCTCCTAGAAGGAAACAATTACTGGAATGGGCTGAAGTGCCTTTTACTATTGTGGTAAAAGAAACTGCGGAAACCTATCCGGAAAGCATGGCTATTGCAGAAGTGCCTGTTCATATAGCGCGGCAAAAAGCATTGGCAGTGCGGGAGCAATTACAAAGTGAAAAACCGGCTGTTGATTCGCCTGTGATACTAGCGGCAGATACTGTAGTGGTATTAGGCAAAAGAATAATAGGAAAGCCCAAAAGCAGGCAGGATGCTATAGATACGCTTACTGATTTAGCAGGGCAACGACACGACGTTATTACCGGTGTAGTGATACTGCATCAGGAAAAGGAAATTTCTTTTTATGATGTAACACATGTGGAGTTTCATTATTTGAGCGCAGATGAGATTGCTTTTTATGTAGATAAATATAAGCCATATGATAAGGCAGGCGCATATGCCATACAGGAATGGATTGGCGTAGTAGGTATTAAAAGTATAGAGGGCGATTTTTATAATGTGATGGGATTGCCTGTAAGCAGGGTGGTGCGGGCCTTAAAAGATTTGAGTGTGTTGTAA
- a CDS encoding alpha/beta hydrolase gives MKLLVQIAKGYYRAKFRALGSVSPRIAADAAFQLFCTPYSGKPKREMPPVFQQGTSRSFTFNNLEINGFEWLPAQLETRGTVLICHGFDSFSYRFDAYVTLLLQQGFRVLAFDAPGHGISGGKTLNIVEYKQIILYIIAQYGPVYSILSHSIGALAVALAAEELQQPNVKLTLIAPASELSRAVKQFTHIFPLAPASYQAFVNRLETAGSHPIHWFSVNRVVQSLTNPVLWLHDTEDRICPFADTDDTRLKKLSHVRFIETTGLGHSQIYREESIQKQIIDFTIY, from the coding sequence ATGAAATTACTTGTTCAAATAGCGAAAGGCTATTACAGGGCCAAGTTCAGAGCACTTGGCAGTGTGTCGCCCCGGATAGCAGCAGATGCCGCTTTCCAGCTATTTTGTACGCCTTATAGTGGCAAGCCTAAGCGTGAAATGCCACCCGTTTTTCAGCAGGGAACCTCCCGCTCATTTACCTTTAACAATTTAGAAATCAACGGGTTTGAATGGCTTCCTGCTCAATTGGAAACTCGTGGTACTGTTTTAATCTGTCATGGCTTTGATAGTTTTAGTTACCGGTTTGATGCATATGTAACACTTTTATTACAGCAAGGCTTTCGCGTACTGGCATTTGATGCACCCGGGCACGGCATCAGCGGTGGAAAAACGCTGAATATTGTAGAGTACAAGCAGATTATACTATATATAATTGCCCAATACGGACCTGTTTACAGTATTTTGTCCCACTCCATAGGTGCATTGGCCGTGGCATTGGCGGCGGAAGAACTGCAACAGCCTAACGTAAAACTGACTTTAATTGCCCCCGCTTCAGAATTGTCACGGGCGGTAAAACAATTTACACATATTTTTCCGCTGGCTCCGGCCAGCTACCAGGCTTTTGTAAACCGGCTGGAAACGGCAGGTAGTCACCCAATTCATTGGTTTTCAGTGAACCGGGTGGTACAAAGCCTTACTAATCCCGTTTTGTGGTTGCATGATACGGAGGATAGAATTTGTCCGTTTGCAGATACAGATGATACCCGGTTAAAAAAACTCTCCCACGTGCGTTTTATTGAAACAACGGGCCTGGGACACAGCCAGATATACCGGGAGGAGTCGATTCAGAAACAAATTATAGATTTCACTATCTATTGA
- the topA gene encoding type I DNA topoisomerase produces MAKNLLIVESPAKAKTIEKILGGDFEVKSCYGHIRDLEKDDMGIDLNNNYTPRYMVPEDKEKVVKELKSLAKKADEVWLASDEDREGESISWHLAEVLGLDPVNTKRIVFHEITAPAIKKAVASPRRINMDLVNAQQARRVLDRLVGFELSPVLWRKIGMQRSLSAGRVQSVAVRLIAEREREINAFKSESSYKVEAFFSAKDINSKSVTFKADGPAKISSQQTALQFLESCKGAAYKVADIQVKPAKRTPAAPFTTSTLQQEASRKLGYSVSKTMLLAQKLYESGQITYMRTDSVNLSDTAMGDIRNEITQSYGNNYYQSRQYKNKNESAQEAHEAIRPTYMNAHTVDDQDTRRLYELIWKRTIASQMSDAEFEKTIAKISISTNKDQLSATGEVMKFDGFLKVYLEGKDEEDEEDTDGMLPPLTVSQTLDFTKMTATEKFTRPAPRYTEASLVKKMEELGIGRPSTYAPTISTIMKRNYVEKRDKEGVKRDVNILELTKKDEVKKEVIQENTGAEKSKLFPTDLGLVVTDFLKQHFQKVMDYNFTAKIEEEFDEIAGGKLKWNNMIDGFYKPFHSNIEVTLETAERAKGERELGVDAASGKKVIARMGRYGPMVQIGHQDDEEKPRFAKLKASQSIETISYDEAMELFKLPRMLGEFEGSDVSVNIGRFGPYAAHDKKFYSLNKEMDPYSVTLEEIAPMIAEKRQAKDERTIKVFEKEKIQVLKGPYGPYIKQGLRNYKLSKEQQERAAELTIEEVKAIIEELKANPPKKVARKKKAK; encoded by the coding sequence ATGGCAAAGAACCTTCTGATAGTCGAATCACCGGCGAAAGCCAAGACCATAGAAAAAATTCTAGGGGGTGATTTTGAGGTAAAAAGCTGTTACGGGCATATCCGCGATCTGGAAAAGGATGATATGGGGATAGACCTGAACAACAATTATACCCCACGTTATATGGTGCCCGAGGATAAAGAAAAGGTGGTAAAAGAGTTGAAGTCACTTGCCAAGAAAGCCGATGAGGTTTGGTTAGCATCGGATGAGGACCGTGAAGGGGAAAGCATCAGCTGGCATCTGGCTGAAGTCTTGGGTTTGGATCCCGTAAATACCAAACGTATCGTTTTCCATGAAATTACTGCACCTGCCATTAAAAAGGCAGTAGCCAGTCCACGCCGTATTAATATGGACCTGGTAAACGCACAGCAGGCCCGCCGTGTGCTGGACAGGCTGGTAGGTTTTGAATTAAGCCCGGTTTTATGGCGTAAAATAGGTATGCAACGCAGCCTGAGTGCTGGTCGTGTACAAAGTGTGGCGGTAAGGCTGATTGCCGAACGCGAACGCGAAATCAACGCTTTTAAATCAGAAAGCAGCTATAAAGTAGAAGCTTTTTTCAGTGCTAAAGATATTAATAGCAAATCGGTAACCTTTAAAGCGGATGGTCCTGCTAAAATAAGCAGCCAGCAAACCGCACTGCAGTTTTTAGAGAGCTGTAAGGGTGCTGCCTATAAAGTGGCCGATATACAGGTGAAACCTGCCAAACGCACACCTGCAGCTCCGTTCACTACCTCTACCCTGCAACAGGAAGCATCCCGCAAACTGGGCTACAGTGTGAGTAAAACCATGCTGCTTGCTCAAAAGCTGTACGAAAGCGGTCAAATCACCTACATGCGTACGGATAGTGTAAACCTGAGTGATACCGCTATGGGGGATATCAGAAACGAGATTACACAGAGTTACGGTAACAATTACTATCAGTCACGTCAATATAAAAACAAAAACGAGAGCGCACAGGAAGCGCACGAAGCCATCCGTCCTACCTATATGAATGCGCATACGGTAGATGATCAGGATACACGCCGCCTGTACGAGCTGATATGGAAAAGAACTATCGCTTCACAAATGAGTGATGCAGAGTTTGAAAAAACCATTGCCAAAATCAGCATCTCTACCAATAAAGACCAGTTATCTGCTACCGGTGAGGTGATGAAGTTCGACGGCTTTTTAAAGGTATACCTGGAAGGTAAAGACGAAGAGGACGAAGAAGATACTGACGGTATGCTGCCACCATTAACAGTGAGCCAAACGCTGGACTTTACTAAAATGACAGCTACCGAAAAGTTCACCCGTCCTGCACCACGCTATACAGAAGCATCGCTGGTAAAGAAAATGGAAGAACTGGGTATTGGCCGTCCATCTACCTATGCGCCTACCATTTCTACCATTATGAAACGTAACTATGTAGAAAAGCGCGATAAGGAAGGAGTGAAAAGAGACGTGAACATACTGGAGCTGACGAAGAAAGATGAAGTGAAGAAAGAAGTGATCCAGGAAAATACCGGTGCAGAAAAATCAAAGCTGTTCCCTACCGATCTGGGCCTGGTGGTTACCGACTTTTTGAAACAACACTTTCAAAAGGTAATGGACTACAACTTCACCGCTAAAATTGAAGAAGAGTTTGACGAAATAGCTGGCGGTAAACTGAAATGGAACAATATGATTGATGGGTTTTATAAACCCTTCCACAGCAATATTGAAGTTACCCTGGAAACTGCAGAGCGCGCCAAAGGAGAAAGAGAACTGGGCGTAGACGCAGCCAGTGGTAAAAAAGTAATTGCCCGTATGGGACGTTACGGCCCAATGGTACAGATTGGCCACCAGGATGATGAGGAAAAGCCACGCTTTGCCAAGTTAAAAGCCAGCCAGAGTATAGAAACCATTTCTTACGATGAAGCTATGGAGCTGTTTAAACTGCCTCGTATGCTGGGAGAGTTTGAAGGTTCGGATGTAAGCGTAAATATTGGCCGCTTTGGCCCTTATGCCGCCCACGACAAAAAGTTTTATTCACTGAATAAAGAAATGGATCCTTACAGTGTTACACTGGAAGAGATAGCGCCGATGATTGCCGAAAAACGCCAGGCAAAAGACGAACGCACTATTAAAGTATTCGAGAAAGAAAAAATACAGGTATTGAAAGGCCCCTATGGCCCTTATATCAAACAAGGCCTGCGCAACTATAAGCTGAGTAAAGAACAGCAGGAAAGAGCCGCAGAACTTACCATTGAAGAAGTAAAAGCTATTATTGAAGAGCTGAAAGCCAACCCGCCTAAAAAGGTGGCCAGGAAGAAAAAAGCTAAATAG
- a CDS encoding geranylgeranylglycerol-phosphate geranylgeranyltransferase yields MKLLSAFLKLVRWPNLVFIALTQVMFKYCVLQPIFQRAALTPNIQGVSFVLIILSYVFIAAAGYIINDYFDLNIDQVNKPDKVIIARVIRRRWALAWHIILSVLGILFSLYVDLRSGSKIAGFSAFCCVILLFFYSTTLKKKFLIGNIMVSAITAWPIIALTWFEGNQFFIYQSRAGNLQIDKIFRLTVLYTSFAFIISLIREVVKDMEDVEGDRRYGCKTMPIVWGYNAAKVFVAVWLVVLIALIVTTQAYVMRFGWWFSVIYAVVLIIGPLLTVGKKLTTAQSPSEYHKLSSLIKLVMLTGILSMSFFLIYS; encoded by the coding sequence TTGAAATTATTGAGCGCTTTTTTGAAGCTGGTAAGGTGGCCTAACCTTGTGTTTATAGCACTTACGCAGGTAATGTTCAAGTATTGCGTATTGCAACCCATATTTCAGCGGGCCGCATTAACGCCTAACATTCAGGGCGTCAGTTTTGTGCTGATTATTTTATCGTATGTGTTTATTGCAGCAGCAGGATATATTATCAACGATTATTTCGATTTGAATATAGACCAGGTAAACAAACCGGATAAAGTGATTATTGCCCGTGTTATCAGAAGGCGTTGGGCGCTGGCCTGGCATATTATTCTAAGTGTGCTGGGTATCCTGTTCAGTTTGTATGTGGATTTACGCTCGGGCAGTAAAATAGCAGGCTTCAGCGCTTTTTGCTGTGTTATCCTCCTCTTTTTTTATTCCACTACTTTAAAGAAGAAGTTTTTAATAGGCAACATCATGGTTTCGGCCATTACTGCATGGCCTATTATTGCGCTTACCTGGTTTGAGGGTAACCAGTTTTTTATTTACCAGAGCCGTGCAGGCAATCTGCAAATTGATAAAATTTTCCGCCTAACGGTTTTATACACCAGCTTTGCCTTTATTATATCGTTGATTCGTGAAGTAGTGAAGGATATGGAAGATGTAGAAGGCGACAGAAGATATGGTTGCAAAACCATGCCTATTGTATGGGGCTATAATGCCGCTAAAGTGTTTGTGGCTGTTTGGCTGGTAGTGTTAATTGCTTTGATTGTTACCACCCAGGCATATGTAATGCGCTTTGGCTGGTGGTTTAGTGTTATATATGCGGTAGTGCTTATTATTGGCCCTTTACTTACCGTAGGCAAAAAGTTAACTACGGCTCAAAGTCCGTCAGAATATCATAAGCTAAGCAGTTTAATCAAGCTGGTGATGCTAACCGGTATATTGTCCATGAGCTTCTTTCTTATTTATTCCTGA
- a CDS encoding Rossmann-like and DUF2520 domain-containing protein, translating into MKVVLIGSGNVNTVLGKKIVKAGHQVLQVISRNLDNAGQLAGELGATAADSIQQLNKEADIYILSVSDSALPEIASGLQLDKQLVVHTTGAGSIELLKTCSTRYGVLYPLQSLRKNMNSNPVIPLFTDGNTPEVEQEILRFAETLSSITGHADDAQRIKLHVAAVLVNNFTNYLYAQAEVFCKQERIDFKVLLPLIEETSGRLHHYSAADVQTGPAARRDMVTIEKHLQILQPYPELIELYVNISDCIINNPVKK; encoded by the coding sequence ATGAAGGTAGTTTTAATAGGATCCGGTAATGTTAATACCGTATTGGGCAAGAAAATAGTAAAAGCGGGGCACCAGGTGCTACAGGTCATCAGCCGTAACCTGGACAATGCTGGGCAGCTGGCAGGCGAATTAGGAGCAACGGCAGCAGATAGTATACAGCAACTGAATAAAGAAGCGGATATATATATATTGTCGGTTTCTGATTCTGCATTGCCTGAAATAGCAAGCGGGCTTCAATTAGACAAGCAATTGGTAGTACATACTACCGGGGCAGGTTCTATTGAGTTACTGAAAACCTGCTCTACCCGTTATGGCGTGCTGTATCCCTTACAAAGTTTGCGTAAGAATATGAATAGCAACCCGGTAATACCCCTGTTTACTGACGGTAATACGCCGGAGGTAGAACAGGAGATACTGCGTTTTGCGGAAACCCTTTCTTCCATAACAGGCCATGCAGACGATGCGCAACGTATTAAATTACATGTGGCGGCTGTGCTGGTCAATAATTTCACCAACTACCTGTATGCACAGGCAGAAGTGTTTTGTAAACAGGAGCGTATTGACTTTAAAGTGCTGTTACCTTTAATAGAAGAAACTTCAGGACGCTTACATCACTATTCGGCTGCCGATGTGCAAACAGGCCCTGCTGCCAGAAGGGATATGGTAACAATAGAAAAGCATCTACAGATTTTACAGCCCTACCCGGAGCTGATAGAGTTGTACGTGAATATTTCAGATTGCATTATTAATAACCCGGTTAAAAAGTAA
- a CDS encoding 2Fe-2S iron-sulfur cluster-binding protein — translation MYQIKVNFEQKGLAPVVLENIASNQSLLEICLDNGIELHHNCGAVCACSTCHVYIDKGEEFIPEITDREEDFIDRAVNPRIHSRLGCQCVLKPGSGSLEITLPDQTQFLGE, via the coding sequence ATGTATCAGATTAAGGTGAATTTTGAGCAGAAAGGATTAGCACCGGTAGTATTGGAAAATATTGCGTCTAACCAAAGCTTGCTGGAAATATGCCTTGATAATGGTATTGAATTACATCATAATTGCGGTGCAGTTTGTGCTTGTAGCACCTGTCATGTGTACATTGACAAAGGCGAGGAGTTTATCCCGGAGATTACAGACAGGGAAGAAGATTTCATTGACAGGGCGGTAAACCCGCGCATTCATTCCCGCTTAGGCTGTCAGTGCGTGTTGAAGCCTGGTAGCGGTTCATTGGAAATAACCTTGCCCGATCAAACACAGTTTTTAGGTGAATAA